One genomic region from Cellulomonas hominis encodes:
- a CDS encoding carbohydrate ABC transporter permease, translating into MTHDARPARSRRTPVTWVRRGGLSTLVFALPVLVVFGLFSWLPIGRAVVMSLQETNLVTTAWVGLENFRTVLSDPLLGTAVRNTLWFAALALLFGYPVPLVAAVLMSEVRRAKGLYSALAYLPVVVPPVVAVLLWKFFFDARPEGVFNTMLGWVGLGPVPWLQDASWAMPSLVLEATWAAAGGTIIIYLAALTSVPGELYDAAEVDGASVWRKVWHVTMPQLRGVLFITFILQIIGTAQVFLEPYLFTDGGPANATITVLLLVYRYAFGQSLGGDYGAATALSLMLAVVLAVLSVVYFRLTRSWSQT; encoded by the coding sequence CTGACCCACGACGCTCGTCCGGCTCGCTCGCGGCGGACCCCGGTCACCTGGGTCCGCCGCGGCGGGTTGAGCACGCTCGTCTTCGCGCTGCCCGTCCTGGTCGTGTTCGGGCTGTTCTCCTGGCTGCCGATCGGCCGCGCGGTCGTGATGAGCCTGCAGGAGACCAACCTCGTCACCACGGCCTGGGTCGGCCTGGAGAACTTCCGGACCGTGCTGTCCGACCCGCTGCTCGGCACGGCGGTGCGGAACACCCTGTGGTTCGCGGCGCTGGCCCTGCTGTTCGGCTACCCGGTGCCGCTGGTCGCCGCGGTGCTGATGAGCGAGGTCCGCCGCGCCAAGGGCCTGTACAGCGCGCTCGCGTACCTGCCGGTCGTGGTGCCGCCCGTCGTGGCGGTGCTGCTGTGGAAGTTCTTCTTCGACGCCCGGCCCGAGGGCGTGTTCAACACGATGCTCGGCTGGGTCGGCCTCGGCCCGGTGCCGTGGCTGCAGGACGCGTCCTGGGCGATGCCCTCGCTCGTGCTGGAGGCGACGTGGGCCGCCGCGGGCGGGACGATCATCATCTACCTGGCCGCGCTCACCTCGGTGCCCGGCGAGCTGTACGACGCCGCCGAGGTCGACGGGGCGTCCGTGTGGCGCAAGGTCTGGCACGTGACGATGCCGCAGCTGCGGGGCGTGCTGTTCATCACCTTCATCCTGCAGATCATCGGGACCGCGCAGGTGTTCCTCGAGCCGTACCTGTTCACGGACGGCGGCCCGGCGAACGCCACGATCACCGTGCTGCTGCTCGTCTACCGGTACGCGTTCGGGCAGAGCCTCGGCGGCGACTACGGGGCGGCCACCGCGCTCAGCCTCATGCTCGCGGTCGTCCTGGCGGTGCTGTCGGTCGTGTACTTCCGCCTCACCCGGTCCTGGAGCCAGACATGA
- a CDS encoding carbohydrate ABC transporter permease — MTTSTTPAGPTAEAVPLPGPGAGTVVAPAARRRRPRRPAEADRGALSAADWRRPLVRRSMRLSHGVLLALLVLCGLGPLVLLAKFAVTPTQDILRTPLAVFPNGIAWDNLSAAWNDVQVSRYFLNTVVLAAGSWASQILVATTGGYLLSVLRPRYAKVVQGAVLATLFVPAVVLLVPLYLVILDPPVLGRSLMNSYWAVWLPAGASAFNVLLMQRFFDSLPREVFEAARVDGAGPFRLFWSIVLPMSRPILGVVSVFAVIASWKDFLWPLLVLRDPAIQPLSVRLPSLQATTDLGVLMAALAISTLIPVLLFLVFQRLFLRGAGLGGAVKG; from the coding sequence ATGACGACGTCGACGACCCCCGCCGGGCCCACCGCGGAGGCGGTGCCGCTGCCCGGTCCCGGGGCGGGCACCGTGGTCGCGCCGGCGGCGCGCCGCCGCCGGCCCCGCCGCCCCGCCGAGGCCGACCGCGGTGCGCTGTCCGCCGCGGACTGGCGCCGCCCGCTGGTCCGCCGGTCCATGCGGCTGTCGCACGGCGTGCTGCTGGCGCTGCTGGTGCTGTGCGGCCTCGGACCCCTGGTGCTGCTCGCGAAGTTCGCGGTGACGCCGACGCAGGACATCCTGCGCACGCCGCTCGCGGTGTTCCCGAACGGCATCGCGTGGGACAACCTCAGCGCCGCGTGGAACGACGTGCAGGTCAGCCGGTACTTCCTCAACACGGTCGTGCTGGCGGCCGGGTCGTGGGCGAGCCAGATCCTCGTCGCGACCACCGGCGGGTACCTGCTGTCGGTGCTGCGGCCCCGGTACGCGAAGGTCGTGCAGGGCGCCGTGCTGGCCACGCTGTTCGTGCCGGCCGTCGTGCTGCTGGTGCCGCTGTACCTGGTGATCCTCGACCCGCCGGTGCTCGGCCGGTCGCTGATGAACTCGTACTGGGCCGTGTGGCTCCCGGCGGGGGCGAGCGCGTTCAACGTGCTGCTCATGCAGCGGTTCTTCGACAGCCTGCCGCGCGAGGTGTTCGAGGCGGCGCGCGTCGACGGGGCGGGGCCGTTCCGGCTGTTCTGGTCGATCGTGCTGCCGATGAGCCGGCCGATCCTCGGCGTGGTGTCGGTGTTCGCGGTCATCGCGTCGTGGAAGGACTTCCTGTGGCCGCTGCTGGTGCTGCGGGACCCGGCGATCCAGCCGCTGTCGGTCCGGCTGCCGTCGCTGCAGGCGACGACCGACCTGGGCGTGCTCATGGCGGCGCTCGCGATCTCGACGCTGATCCCCGTGCTGCTGTTCCTCGTCTTCCAGCGGCTGTTCCTGCGCGGGGCGGGGCTCGGCGGGGCGGTGAAGGGCTGA
- a CDS encoding ferrochelatase, which translates to MSAPTLTASSLTPYDAVLLLSFGGPEQPEDVLPFMRNVTRGKGIPEERLVEVSQHYALFGGRSPINDQNRALLAALRAELDARGVDTPLAWGNRNWEPYTDGALADLRERGAQRVLALVTSAYGSYSGCRQYREHVAAALAGVAGEAETPADPEAAAGVRVDKLRHYFNHPGFVRANADAVVEAFTDLAARTGRPVADVVADAPLLFVTHSIPLAMEAGSAAARPGYVAQHEDACTQVAALVAADLGVAPSWTLAFCSRSGPPSQPWLEPDVNDVLAERAQDGVTAVVMSPIGFVSDHMEVAYDLDTEAMATAADLGITAVRAGSASTRAPFVAGLVDLLLERAAAERGEEPARTTVGGLGAWPDRCAVGCCFQRAGVDTGTPAVAGQDSRTHDETTSEGAAAR; encoded by the coding sequence GTGTCTGCCCCCACCCTGACGGCGTCGTCGCTCACCCCGTACGACGCGGTGCTCCTGCTCTCGTTCGGCGGCCCGGAGCAGCCCGAGGACGTCCTGCCCTTCATGCGGAACGTCACGCGCGGCAAGGGCATCCCGGAGGAACGGCTGGTCGAGGTCAGCCAGCACTACGCGCTCTTCGGCGGCCGCAGCCCGATCAACGACCAGAACCGCGCCCTGCTCGCGGCTCTGCGCGCCGAGCTCGACGCGCGCGGCGTCGACACCCCGCTCGCGTGGGGCAACCGCAACTGGGAGCCGTACACCGACGGCGCGCTGGCGGACCTGCGCGAGCGCGGCGCCCAGCGGGTCCTCGCCCTGGTCACGTCGGCGTACGGGTCGTACTCCGGCTGCCGGCAGTACCGCGAGCACGTGGCCGCGGCGCTCGCGGGCGTCGCCGGCGAGGCCGAGACGCCCGCCGACCCCGAGGCCGCCGCCGGCGTGCGGGTCGACAAGCTCCGCCACTACTTCAACCACCCGGGCTTCGTCCGGGCGAACGCCGACGCCGTGGTCGAGGCGTTCACCGACCTCGCCGCGCGGACCGGCCGGCCGGTCGCGGACGTCGTCGCCGACGCCCCGCTGCTGTTCGTCACGCACTCCATCCCGCTCGCCATGGAGGCCGGCTCCGCCGCCGCCCGGCCCGGGTACGTGGCGCAGCACGAGGACGCCTGCACCCAGGTCGCCGCGCTCGTCGCCGCCGACCTCGGCGTCGCACCGTCCTGGACGCTCGCGTTCTGCTCCCGCTCCGGCCCGCCGTCGCAGCCGTGGCTCGAGCCCGACGTCAACGACGTCCTGGCCGAGCGCGCGCAGGACGGCGTGACCGCCGTCGTCATGTCGCCCATCGGCTTCGTGTCCGACCACATGGAGGTCGCGTACGATCTGGACACCGAGGCGATGGCCACCGCGGCCGACCTCGGCATCACCGCGGTGCGGGCCGGGTCGGCCTCCACCCGGGCCCCGTTCGTCGCGGGCCTGGTGGACCTCCTGCTCGAGCGCGCCGCCGCCGAGCGGGGCGAGGAGCCCGCGCGCACGACCGTCGGCGGGCTCGGCGCCTGGCCGGACCGGTGCGCCGTCGGCTGCTGCTTCCAGCGCGCCGGCGTCGACACGGGCACCCCGGCGGTCGCCGGGCAGGACAGCCGCACGCACGACGAGACCACCAGCGAAGGAGCAGCAGCGCGATGA
- the hemQ gene encoding hydrogen peroxide-dependent heme synthase, which produces MSSTTAPDGGHSPETAEEINNAIRYAMYAVFETSAALPADATERKRVVEEALDALTGPDAPEGLVVRGWYDVAGLRADADLMVWWHAPSIEAVQDAFHRLRASDLGAHLLPVWSVAAMHRPAEFNRGHVPAFLAGEDPRAYLCVYPFVRSYEWYLLADDERRELLREHGHAARDYADVRANTLSSFALGDYEWILGFEADELHRIVDLMRDLRATGARRHVREEVPFYTGTRVELAEWVERQPRE; this is translated from the coding sequence ATGAGCAGCACCACCGCCCCGGACGGCGGGCACAGCCCCGAGACGGCCGAGGAGATCAACAACGCGATCCGGTACGCCATGTACGCGGTGTTCGAGACCTCCGCCGCGCTCCCCGCGGACGCCACCGAGCGCAAGCGGGTCGTCGAGGAGGCGCTCGACGCGCTCACCGGCCCGGACGCCCCCGAGGGCCTCGTGGTGCGCGGCTGGTACGACGTCGCCGGCCTGCGCGCCGACGCCGACCTCATGGTCTGGTGGCACGCCCCGAGCATCGAGGCGGTGCAGGACGCCTTCCACCGGCTGCGGGCCAGCGACCTCGGCGCCCACCTGCTGCCCGTCTGGTCGGTGGCCGCGATGCACCGCCCGGCCGAGTTCAACCGCGGGCACGTCCCGGCGTTCCTCGCCGGCGAGGACCCGCGCGCCTACCTGTGCGTCTACCCGTTCGTGCGGTCCTACGAGTGGTACCTGCTGGCCGACGACGAGCGCCGTGAGCTCCTGCGCGAGCACGGGCACGCCGCCCGGGACTACGCCGACGTGCGGGCCAACACGCTGTCGTCGTTCGCGCTCGGCGACTACGAGTGGATCCTCGGGTTCGAGGCCGACGAGCTGCACCGGATCGTCGACCTCATGCGCGACCTGCGGGCGACCGGCGCGCGGCGGCACGTGCGCGAGGAGGTGCCGTTCTACACCGGCACGCGCGTCGAGCTCGCGGAGTGGGTGGAGCGGCAGCCGCGGGAGTGA